GCCGGACTGCTGGCAGCAGCCGTCTACTCGCCGTTGTTCGCCATCCAGACGGTCTCGGTGGACGGCACCAAAATGCTGACTCCCGGCCAGGTCCAGGAGATGCTGAAGCCGTTGCATGGCAAACCCCTGCCGCAGGTGAATGACGACGAGGTGAAGCAGCTGCTGCAGCCCCTTGTCCAGGTCAAGGACGTGACCACGGAGGCGCGGCCGCCGTCGGTACTGGTGGTGCACATCCATGAGCGCACACCGGTCGCCCTGGTGAAGCAGGGAGAAGTGTTCCAGCTGGTCGACGTCGACGGGGTGCAGCTCGGCACGACCCAGGACCCGGGCAGCATCCAGCTGCCGGTGATCGACGGCGGAGCCGGAGTGATCGGCAGGGACCTTTTCAAGGCCATCACGGGCGTGCTGGCCGCGTTGCCCGCAGACGTACTCGCCAGGTTGTCCGATGCCTCGGCGAAGTCGGTTGACGCCGTCGAACTCAAACTAGTGGACGGCCAGACCATTGTCTGGGGCAATGCGGGGGAGAAGGAGCTCAAAGCCAAGGTGCTCGCTGCCCTGCTGAAGGCGCCCGCGGACCCCAAGAACCCCGTCCAGGTCTACGATGTCAGCGTGCCACGGCATCCCGTGACACGATAGTGGGCGAGCCCCCGGGGACAACCCCGGGACGAACATTCAGCCGCGCTGGGGAATCAGCGGACCGGCGGTGTGGTCAGAGGCGATTTCCGCTCTATTTCGCGGGTATTCCTACGACACGCGGAGCAGGTCATTGAATGTCTCAGGCATAGGAAATAGCGTCACAGCATGAGTTACTTGACATAACTATAACCCTCAAGTCGAAGGTTAAGGTTAAAAGCTTCAAGCAGGACTCCATCAGTTTTCGCAATAGGACACGAACAAGGGACACGTAACGTGGCAGCTCCGCAGAATTACTTGGCCGTCATCAAGGTCGTCGGCATCGGCGGCGGTGGCGTGAACGCAGTCAACCGCATGATCGAAGTCGGTCTCCGCGGTGTCGAATTCATCGCAATTAACACCGATGCCCAGGCTCTGCTCATGAGCGACGCCGACGTCAAACTTGACGTAGGCCGCGAGCTGACGCGTGGTCTCGGGGCCGGCGCAAACCCGGAGGTCGGCAAGCAGGCGGCCGAAGACCACGCCGACGAGATCGAAGAGGTCATCCGCGGCGCGGACATGGTCTTCGTGACGGCCGGCGAGGGCGGCGGCACCGGTACTGGCGGCGCCCCCGTGGTGGCCCGCATTGCACGCTCGCTCGGCGCCCTCACCATCGGCGTTGTCACACGCCCGTTCACCTTCGAGGGCCGCCGTCGTGCAGGTTCCGCCGAGGCGGGCATCGACGCCCTCCGCGACGAAGTCGACACCCTGATCGTGATCCCCAATGACCGCCTCCTGTCCATCAGCGACCGCAATGTATCCGTCCTGGACGCTTTCCGCTCTGCCGACCAGGTCCTGCTGTCCGGTGTCCAGGGCATCACCGACCTCATCACCACGCCGGGCCTGATCAACCTTGACTTCGCGGACGTCAAGTCCGTGATGCAGGGTGCAGGCTCCGCCCTCATGGGCATCGGTTCGGCCCGGGGCGAGGACCGCGCCGTCAAGGCCGCGGAACTCGCCATCGCCTCCCCCCTCCTGGAAGCATCGATCGACGGCGCCCACGGTGTCCTGCTGTCCATCCAGGGCGGCTCGGACCTCGGGCTCTTCGAGATCAACGAGGCGGCCCGCCTGGTTCAGGAAGTTGCCCACCCGGAGGCCAACATCATCTTCGGTGCCGTCATCGACGACGCCCTCGGCGACGAGGCCCGGGTGACAGTGATCGCAGCAGGCTTTGACGACGTCAAGGCCACCTCGCCCTCGATGGACCAGTCCCAGCCGCAGGCCGCTCCCCAGCGCCCGGCCGCGCCTACCTCGGCTCCCGCGCCCGCCCAGGCGCCGGCACAGCACGTCCAGCCGGTCCACGCCGGGATCGGTGCTTCCGGCCTGAGTAACTGGGGCCAGCAGCGCCCCTCGGCCGTCCCCGCCGACTCGGGATTCGACGTCGACCTTCCGTCTGTTGTGGAGCCGGACCTTTCGGGCAGCCGCTCGGACGACCTGGACGTTCCCGACTTCCTGAAGTAGGACTTGCGGGACGTCTTGTCAGCTCGTCAGTTAGCGGTGTTTTGATTGTTTTGGTGGCGAACCGAAGTCCGGCCCGGCGTTTGGGTTGCATTCACTGACGCCGGGGCCGGCAACCTCGCCCTCCACGTGGGAGACGATCCGGCCGAAGTCCTTCGCCGGAGAGGCTTCCTGGAGGCCGAAGCGGGCCTGCCCGCAGGCAGCTTCCAGTACATGAACCAGGTTCATGGCAATGCAGTGGCCTATATCGGTGATGCGGCGGACAGCTCCGCACCCGGCGGTCCCACTGCGGACGGGATGGTGTCCTCCGGGCGCCCGCTCGCGGTCATGGTGGCGGACTGTGTCCCGGTGGTCCTCGCAGGCTCGGCGCCGGGGGGAAAGCCGATCCTGGCCGTTGCACACGCGGGCCGCCCGGGTGTGGCCAGCGGCGTCATCCCGGCAACCGTGGCGCGCATGCGCGCTGAGGGAGCGAAGGACATCCACGCCTGGATCGGTCCCTCCATCTGCGGATCCTGCTACGAAGTGCCGGAGGGCATGCGGGCTGACGTGGCCGCAGCCGTACCGGCCACCTGGTCAACAACATCCTGGGGCACCCCCGGGCTTGACCTTCCGGCCGGTGCGCGCAGCCAGCTTGAAGCCCAAGGGGTCACCGTGGACTATTCCGGACCCTGCACCCTCGAAAACGAAGAATTGTTCTCCTACCGCGGAAACCCGGACACGGGCCGGTTCGCGGGGTTGGTGTGGATCAGTGAGTGAGCCCCTTGACGTGACGGCCGCGGATGACCCCCGCCTGATCGACATCGGGTCACGGCTTGCCGCAGTCCGGCGCCGGATCACGGCCGCCACGGAAGCTGCAGGCCGTCCGGACAACCCGCCGGAGCTGATCGTGGTGACCAAATTCCACCCCGCCGCAGATGTGCGCAGGCTGGCAGCACTGGGTGTGACCGATGTGGGGGAGAACCGCGACCAGGAGGCTTCGGAGAAGGCCGCCAGCCTTAGTGATCTCAGGCTCCGGTGGCACTTCGTGGGTCAGTTGCAGAGCAACAAGGCGAAGTCTGTGGTCCGGTACGCCCACGCCATCCATTCAGTGGACCGGCCGCAGCTGGCAGCAGCCCTGGCCAAGTCCATTGCCGCGGAGCAGGAGCGGACAGGCAGGGCACCGCTTGAGTGCTTTATCCAAGTAAGCCTGGACGAGGACGCCGGAAGCCATCGGGGTGGCGCAAGCCGGCTGGAGGTTGCCCCGCTGGCGGATCAGTTGGCAGGATCGCCGGGGCTTGTTCTCGCCGGCGTCATGGCGGTGGCTCCGCTGGGTTCGGATCCTGATGCGGCCTTCGGCAAGCTGGCGGAAATATCGGCTCAGCTGCTCCGCGAGCACCCGTCGGCTAAGGGGATATCCGCCGGCATGAGCCAGGATCTGGAATCCGCCATCAGGGCGGGTGCGACACACCTGAGAATAGGGTCGGATATATTGGGTTCGCGTCCTGCGTTGCGGTAGCGTCAAAGTATTGGAAGAGAATGGCGGGGATTCCAATGCTGTCAAGTCAACTCAGCGGCCCGCTTACGGACACGATTAGGAGTCGACCATGGCTGGCGCTCTGCGCAAGACAATGATCTATCTTGGGCTCGCCGATGGCGATGAACACTACGAGTCTGAGCACCACACACCGCACAAGGACGAGGACGATTCAA
Above is a window of Arthrobacter sp. FB24 DNA encoding:
- a CDS encoding YggS family pyridoxal phosphate-dependent enzyme encodes the protein MSEPLDVTAADDPRLIDIGSRLAAVRRRITAATEAAGRPDNPPELIVVTKFHPAADVRRLAALGVTDVGENRDQEASEKAASLSDLRLRWHFVGQLQSNKAKSVVRYAHAIHSVDRPQLAAALAKSIAAEQERTGRAPLECFIQVSLDEDAGSHRGGASRLEVAPLADQLAGSPGLVLAGVMAVAPLGSDPDAAFGKLAEISAQLLREHPSAKGISAGMSQDLESAIRAGATHLRIGSDILGSRPALR
- the ftsZ gene encoding cell division protein FtsZ; amino-acid sequence: MAAPQNYLAVIKVVGIGGGGVNAVNRMIEVGLRGVEFIAINTDAQALLMSDADVKLDVGRELTRGLGAGANPEVGKQAAEDHADEIEEVIRGADMVFVTAGEGGGTGTGGAPVVARIARSLGALTIGVVTRPFTFEGRRRAGSAEAGIDALRDEVDTLIVIPNDRLLSISDRNVSVLDAFRSADQVLLSGVQGITDLITTPGLINLDFADVKSVMQGAGSALMGIGSARGEDRAVKAAELAIASPLLEASIDGAHGVLLSIQGGSDLGLFEINEAARLVQEVAHPEANIIFGAVIDDALGDEARVTVIAAGFDDVKATSPSMDQSQPQAAPQRPAAPTSAPAPAQAPAQHVQPVHAGIGASGLSNWGQQRPSAVPADSGFDVDLPSVVEPDLSGSRSDDLDVPDFLK
- a CDS encoding FtsQ-type POTRA domain-containing protein; translated protein: MASTRRPTYKTGSPGTQGKSAQGKSAQEKSHQGGGRADVISASKAAPAAAAAGASRPSATDNVLSFPEPKGRRIRRNIILAACIVAALVAGLLAAAVYSPLFAIQTVSVDGTKMLTPGQVQEMLKPLHGKPLPQVNDDEVKQLLQPLVQVKDVTTEARPPSVLVVHIHERTPVALVKQGEVFQLVDVDGVQLGTTQDPGSIQLPVIDGGAGVIGRDLFKAITGVLAALPADVLARLSDASAKSVDAVELKLVDGQTIVWGNAGEKELKAKVLAALLKAPADPKNPVQVYDVSVPRHPVTR
- a CDS encoding polyphenol oxidase family protein; the protein is MFWWRTEVRPGVWVAFTDAGAGNLALHVGDDPAEVLRRRGFLEAEAGLPAGSFQYMNQVHGNAVAYIGDAADSSAPGGPTADGMVSSGRPLAVMVADCVPVVLAGSAPGGKPILAVAHAGRPGVASGVIPATVARMRAEGAKDIHAWIGPSICGSCYEVPEGMRADVAAAVPATWSTTSWGTPGLDLPAGARSQLEAQGVTVDYSGPCTLENEELFSYRGNPDTGRFAGLVWISE